In Microbacterium galbinum, the genomic stretch ATACAGCCCCCACGGACGCGCGCGCGGCGACCACCGTCGGCGTCGCCGCGAGGACTCGTCGGCCGCGGCATCCGTCTTCTCGGCTACCTGCCCGATGACGGCGTTCTCTGTGACGGCGCTCTCTGTGCCGATTTTCTCTGTATCGGCGGGCGAGACGGAGACGGTCATGCGGGGACCTCCTGGGTGGTCGGGGAAGGCGCGGCGGGTGCCCGTCGCGCGCGGCCACGGCCCGTGCGTCGCTGCCGCGGATCGATGAGCGGCGTGACGAGGTCGACGGCGAAGCTGATGATGACGAACCCGAGCGCCGACAGCAGCACGACGCCCTGCAGCACCGGGATGTCCTGGTTGGCGACGGCCTGCTCGGTGAGCCGGCCGATGCCCGAGCGGCCGAACACCGTCTCGGTCACGACCGCTCCGCCGACCAGCTCGCCGAACAGCACGCCGGCGATCGTGAGCACCGGCAGAGCGGCGTTGCGGGCCACGGAGCGCGTGAGCACCCACACCGGCGGCGCCCCCTTGGCGCGCACCACCGTGATGAAGGGTTGCGCCTGCACCTGGTCGATCGCGCGCACGAGTACCTGCGCCAGCGGAGCCGAGATCGGCACCGCGAGCGTGAGCACGGGAAGGATCAGGCCGCTCACCGGATCCGCGCCCACGACCGGCACCCAGCC encodes the following:
- a CDS encoding ABC transporter permease → MTFVLRRAGQAAIVLIAAFTATFFLLQLLPGDAILIKFSDPSLGLSPEQLDSIRATYGADLPWWEQYLHAGLGFLAGDFGYSTQFGTPVLTMLAEALPQTLLLASLGLVVALLIAVLVAGLSSLSPFGWLRDGLRQVPGLFVAVPVFWLGILLIQVFSFGLGWVPVVGADPVSGLILPVLTLAVPISAPLAQVLVRAIDQVQAQPFITVVRAKGAPPVWVLTRSVARNAALPVLTIAGVLFGELVGGAVVTETVFGRSGIGRLTEQAVANQDIPVLQGVVLLSALGFVIISFAVDLVTPLIDPRQRRTGRGRARRAPAAPSPTTQEVPA